Proteins from one Syntrophaceae bacterium genomic window:
- a CDS encoding CHAT domain-containing protein translates to MSGVSRLLCLVLFCLLAVFAPEAYGGDAERLVRRGDQAFNREDFSGALQFYGQATAQAAGQPALLSEIINNIAAVHMANRNLGAFQGSFARARELKQNLAHPAMTRSGASNLLTNGGFEDGLVFPWGTGHYERTDGKFKFGLWWNSMNANAFMKIDTAERHSGGKALRITSYSPSKPHVFTTVSQRIAGLKPNTVYKLSCWLKARDVPAGAALLAVDAAWAKRFALPPGTYDWRPFSVTVNIGHNDFVDFRIVYQSTGTIWIDDVAVEVLASPDEADVWQQAEGLFDAARYTEAMRLYEKLEAQHRDNKGMLRYIKWYTGRVQLLTGNYDQAFVNLNWAVDRGIGRAQIDLAELYYRLGDYPAAIRYYEKALDLVKGDQGTTSIVLHKLSQCHLAAGDRKEAARTEERAYFILKHIDDRHGQALSLNHLGVIAVLEKDDTRARSFFLQSIQLALRLDDRMLWSDIALNLADAAFRRRQYAECRTYLKEALPIKEAIGDQAGLVQALHLQGRTAVAENRPTEALPPYRRAVSVLESVAAGVGGISRESRSTFLQQFSRLYREYVDLLLQLYRDTGQPEYHREAFSAAEQARSRVFTEMMTESRAQQALIATAQDPEFTALLNKERLTNLEIAALERQIRQSKKSDGRQEMLTRLDQASRERKTVAEQITLRYPRYADLRTPGRLQIEDIQKQLGRNEAALSYFVTPTQTALWAVTRDRTVCMLIPISRTELIRKSESFRKIFARILETIGSPEPPGAKTLQSVFAFPAGEAHDLYGTLVAPVEDVIRSFQTVYLAPDDLLYKLPFEALLTRPFQPDKRNDPVIGASLKDAPFWLQSRDIVYLPSLSVLRSLRMFRKEAVAGQDPFVAFADPDFSRGGNDHGKTETPRKAVTRSALLRAVSIRPTGAQWLLQPLPETKEEALSVAAMLGASPDRDVYLRERASERSVKHLELSRYRNMLFATHGLMAGDFGPGTQPALALSFAGDPENDGLLEMGEILGLNLNADLVVLSACNTAAGNAGEDRGEGFAGLTRSFMYAGARSLLVTQWSVESRSAKMLVQKTFSRLGHSPKGEALALAKRDMVASDGSVSMSPSLSVSTAHPFFWAAYVLVGDAR, encoded by the coding sequence GGCAGCTTTGCCCGCGCCCGGGAATTGAAACAGAACCTGGCTCATCCCGCGATGACCCGATCCGGGGCGTCAAACCTTCTGACAAACGGCGGATTCGAGGACGGTCTCGTGTTCCCGTGGGGAACCGGCCACTACGAGCGGACGGACGGAAAGTTCAAGTTCGGCCTCTGGTGGAACAGCATGAATGCCAATGCCTTCATGAAGATCGATACGGCCGAGCGTCATTCCGGGGGAAAAGCCCTGCGAATCACCAGCTATTCTCCTTCAAAGCCCCATGTGTTCACGACGGTCTCGCAGCGAATCGCCGGCCTGAAGCCGAATACGGTATACAAACTGTCCTGCTGGCTGAAGGCCCGGGACGTTCCCGCCGGCGCCGCGCTTCTGGCCGTTGACGCCGCCTGGGCGAAACGTTTTGCCCTCCCGCCGGGGACATACGACTGGAGGCCATTTTCCGTTACGGTCAATATCGGGCACAACGATTTCGTCGATTTCCGCATCGTCTATCAGAGCACCGGGACGATATGGATTGACGATGTCGCCGTCGAGGTCCTGGCGTCGCCCGATGAAGCGGACGTCTGGCAGCAGGCCGAGGGGCTCTTCGATGCCGCCCGGTACACCGAGGCCATGAGGCTGTATGAAAAACTGGAGGCACAACACCGAGACAACAAGGGGATGCTGCGCTACATCAAATGGTACACCGGACGGGTGCAGCTCCTGACGGGAAACTATGACCAGGCATTTGTCAACCTGAACTGGGCCGTGGACAGAGGCATCGGCCGCGCCCAGATCGACTTGGCGGAACTGTATTACCGTCTCGGCGATTATCCCGCCGCCATCCGTTACTATGAAAAAGCCCTGGATCTCGTGAAGGGGGACCAGGGAACGACAAGCATCGTTCTGCACAAGCTCAGCCAGTGCCATCTGGCCGCGGGGGATCGGAAAGAGGCCGCCCGTACGGAAGAACGCGCCTATTTCATCCTGAAGCACATCGACGACCGGCACGGACAGGCTCTGTCCCTGAACCACCTTGGCGTCATTGCCGTACTCGAAAAGGACGATACCCGCGCGCGCTCCTTCTTTCTGCAGTCCATTCAACTGGCCCTTCGTCTGGATGACAGGATGCTCTGGTCGGACATCGCCCTCAACCTCGCCGATGCAGCGTTTCGCCGTCGTCAATATGCCGAATGCAGGACGTATTTGAAGGAAGCGCTGCCGATCAAGGAAGCGATCGGAGACCAGGCGGGCCTGGTTCAAGCCCTGCACCTGCAGGGACGCACCGCTGTGGCGGAAAACCGGCCGACAGAGGCCCTGCCCCCTTATCGGCGGGCCGTTTCCGTTCTGGAATCGGTTGCCGCCGGCGTGGGCGGCATTTCACGGGAGAGCCGGTCCACGTTCCTGCAGCAATTTTCCAGGCTTTACCGCGAATACGTGGACCTCTTGCTGCAACTCTACCGGGATACGGGACAGCCGGAATACCATCGAGAGGCCTTTTCGGCGGCCGAACAGGCGCGCTCGAGGGTGTTCACGGAGATGATGACGGAGTCGCGGGCCCAGCAGGCGCTGATCGCGACGGCGCAGGATCCGGAATTTACAGCCCTGCTGAATAAGGAGCGCCTGACGAACCTGGAAATCGCCGCACTGGAAAGGCAGATCCGGCAGAGTAAAAAATCCGATGGGCGGCAGGAGATGTTGACCCGCCTTGATCAAGCGAGTCGGGAAAGAAAGACCGTAGCGGAACAGATCACCCTTCGTTATCCCCGCTACGCCGATCTGAGAACGCCGGGACGCCTGCAAATCGAGGACATCCAGAAACAGCTCGGAAGGAATGAAGCCGCGCTGAGTTACTTCGTGACGCCGACACAGACCGCCCTCTGGGCCGTCACCCGGGATCGCACCGTCTGTATGCTGATTCCCATATCCAGAACGGAGCTGATACGGAAAAGCGAATCATTTCGAAAGATATTCGCCAGGATTCTCGAAACCATCGGAAGCCCGGAACCGCCTGGAGCAAAGACGCTGCAATCCGTTTTTGCCTTCCCGGCTGGAGAAGCCCACGATCTGTATGGAACGCTTGTCGCGCCGGTCGAGGACGTCATCCGGTCCTTTCAAACGGTTTACCTTGCCCCGGACGACCTCCTTTACAAGCTGCCTTTCGAGGCCCTCCTGACCCGGCCGTTCCAGCCGGACAAACGCAATGACCCGGTTATCGGAGCATCCCTCAAGGACGCTCCCTTCTGGCTGCAATCCCGGGATATTGTGTACCTGCCCTCCCTGTCCGTCCTGCGCAGCTTGCGGATGTTCCGGAAGGAAGCGGTTGCGGGACAGGACCCCTTCGTGGCTTTTGCCGATCCGGATTTTTCCAGAGGGGGAAACGATCATGGGAAGACGGAAACTCCCCGGAAAGCCGTGACCCGTTCGGCCCTGCTGAGGGCTGTTTCGATCCGGCCAACCGGGGCGCAGTGGCTCCTGCAGCCTCTTCCGGAAACGAAAGAGGAAGCCCTGTCGGTGGCGGCCATGCTCGGGGCCTCCCCTGACCGGGACGTGTATCTCCGGGAACGGGCGAGCGAACGGAGCGTCAAGCACCTCGAGCTCAGCCGTTACCGGAACATGCTCTTTGCCACTCACGGACTCATGGCCGGCGACTTCGGGCCCGGGACGCAGCCCGCCCTGGCGCTGAGTTTTGCCGGCGACCCGGAGAACGACGGCCTGTTGGAGATGGGTGAGATCCTGGGGTTGAACCTGAATGCCGACCTCGTTGTCCTTTCCGCCTGCAATACCGCCGCCGGCAATGCCGGGGAGGACCGGGGGGAGGGATTTGCAGGACTCACGCGCAGTTTCATGTATGCCGGCGCGCGGTCACTCCTGGTCACCCAATGGAGCGTGGAAAGCCGATCGGCAAAGATGCTGGTTCAGAAGACCTTCTCCCGGCTAGGTCATTCCCCGAAAGGGGAAGCCCTCGCCCTTGCCAAGCGCGACATGGTGGCCTCGGACGGAAGCGTCTCGATGAGTCCTTCGTTGAGCGTATCGACGGCGCATCCGTTTTTCTGGGCGGCCTATGTCCTGGTCGGGGATGCCCGGTGA